Sequence from the Zeugodacus cucurbitae isolate PBARC_wt_2022May chromosome 2, idZeuCucr1.2, whole genome shotgun sequence genome:
TTGCTATACGCTCTCCAGAAGAAACGAGGAAAGCAAGCATGGCTAATATGTGCGAAATGTAAAAGCTCCCACTGAATAATGCTCCCACTTGCGCTCGCACGTTGTTCGTGCGCGTCAGCAGTGTCGTCGACGTCGTCGTATTAATTGTCGCCGACGTACTGTGGCAGCATTCTTTACACTGCACTGCATTACATTTCACTGCGATCCATTTATCCATCCATATTCGTGTCGCAACCCCAAGCAAGCAATCACTACCATCCGTGTGTGTTTGCCGCGAGCCCATTATAATCCGTCCAACGCCCGTGGCGAAAAGTCCAGCAGTACAAATAACAACTACGTAATGGActgaaatgtattattaaatattatagtgaaaattattatttatataaagtgaAGCATTCATATTAAAGTAATTATCATTTTACATCGAAAATTATTGTGTGgtaattatttataagaaaacGAATCGCCGTCAATTCGAGCGGGCGTCTATACTACAAGTAACAAATCGCGGTTTTTCCTCAACGCGTCTTATGTAATCTGCCGTGCAAATGTATCCGTGAGGCTATCCCTTAACAACGGttctttactaaaaataaaagtacGCGATAGTCAAAACATTGTGCTTACCGTAATACATATCTCATTTTCGTGCACCAATACAATTTCCCTTAAAGCATACCTACGAACTTCGCAAATTTGTAATCGCAGTGGGCAGCGTCTCTGACCGACCGGTGACTCCATCAGCCAATTAAcagcaaacatacaaacaccacacacacatatctacaCAAGCGCAAATACAAAAGCCAATAAAGAAAATCAAGCCAAGGTATCCAACCGAAACTCACTAGGCTCTCACTACCGGCACGATTCGAAATCGTCGCTGCGGCAACAACCGACCGCTACGGTGACAGGGACAAACATTCGCCAGCCAAGTGCGCCGCGATTGGTACGGATTCACTCGTATCCTCAGCTAGATGTCAGTACCGTTTCGAGGTTGTACTGTGCTGGTTTCTATTCTCTTGACGCTTTCAAAAGCTACAAGCCTTTATTCTTcggttttgtttatttaattttatgcttaAGTTGTTTTGCGCTTAATCATGCTTTTTCcaacatttatttgcatatttattatacGGTTTGtattgttcaattaaaaacGGAGCGTCTACATTTTCAAGAGACAAAACAAGCAGTAAACAATTTGATAAACAAGTGCTGCCAAAGTGCATAAGTGGA
This genomic interval carries:
- the LOC128924136 gene encoding uncharacterized protein LOC128924136 isoform X1, with amino-acid sequence MDTVVGQRSPSSQSSRCCSQSCHIRSYVVLHYVVVICTAGLFATGVGRIIMGSRQTHTDGSDCLLGVATRIWMDKWIAVKCNAVQCKECCHSTSATINTTTSTTLLTRTNNVRAQVGALFSGSFYISHILAMLAFLVSSGERIARESGRLTVF
- the LOC128924136 gene encoding uncharacterized protein LOC128924136 isoform X2: MYVHYVVVICTAGLFATGVGRIIMGSRQTHTDGSDCLLGVATRIWMDKWIAVKCNAVQCKECCHSTSATINTTTSTTLLTRTNNVRAQVGALFSGSFYISHILAMLAFLVSSGERIARESGRLTVF